atattattggatGAACCCGCCAAAACTGTTTTGAGTATTTTCATTTACATTCTTTCCAATTTCTATCATCTTCAAAAGTTTAGAATTATGCCCGGCAACTGTTTGTCAAAAGTCCTGAATGGAGTAAATGCTCTGAGAAAAACGCGCAGCCGAATCCCAATTGCCACCATCACCACCGCCTCCAAAATCCCCGCCATGGATGACCGCCAAACGCTCAACACCCGCCTTTGTATCATCGGCAGTGGCCCCGCGGCCCACACTGCTGCCATCTACGCCGCCCGCGCCGAGCTCAAACCCGTCCTATTTGAGGGCTGGATGGCCAACGACATCGCCCCCGGCGGCCAGCTTACCACCACCTCCGAGGTCGAGAATTTCCCGGGGTTCCCTCAAGGTATCGACGGCCTCGAGATCACGGACCGTTTCCGCAAGCAGTCTGTTCGGTTCGGGACTGAGATCTTCACTGAGACGGTCTCCAAGGTCGATTTCTCGGCTAGGCCTTTCAAGGTGTTTTCCGATGCTAGAATTGCCCTAGCCGACTCCGTCGTCGTGGCTACTGGCGCTGTCGCCAAACGCCTCGAGTTCCCCGGCTCTGGCGATGGGGAAAACGGCTTCTGGAACCGCGGCATATCAGCCTGCGCCGTCTGCGATGGCGCTGCCCCTATTTTCCGTAACAAGCCCTTGGCCGTGATCGGAGGCGGCGATTCTGCTATGGAGGAAGCTACTTTCTTAACCAAATACGGGTCAAAAGTGTACATAATTCACAGGAGAGATGAATTTAGGGCTTCAAAGATTATGCAGAATAGGGCCTTAAATAATCCTAAGATTGAAGTGCTCTGGAACTCTGTAGTGGTAGAGGCTTTTGGAGAGAAGATTCTAGGTGGACTGAAGGTGAAGAATGTGCTTACTGGGAACGTCTCAGATTTGAAGGTTTCGGGTTTGTTTTTCGCTATAGGGCATGAACCAGCAACAAAGTTCCTGAATGGGCAATTGGAGTTGGATTCAGATGGATACATTTTGACTAATCCCGGGACAACTATAACCAGTGTCAAAGGTGTTTTTGCAGCTGGAGATGTTCAGGATAAGAAGTATAGGCAGGCTGTCACTGCTGCTGGCTCAGGTGAGTGCCCTACAAATTGGTATTTATGTGATTGAGAGTTCACTGACTTTTTGTCTGATATATTAAATGTGATTTACTATGTAGCTTAGTTCAGTGCTTTACTACATGATGAATATCGAATGTCATTGTAGAAACATAACATTCCTTGAAGTTGTGAATAATCTTAGGTTCAGGGTAGGCTGGTTAGCTTAGTATATGCTTCTCGGATGCAACCTTTGGCTGTCTTAGTTGTCTGAATGGAGCTAATAGTAATGTGCATTCCCCCTTTATTAGTGGAACCTCAGAAGTCTGCTGACCAAAACTGAATTTCAAAATTGTCATTGGGGGTGTGCACTGACAAAGGTTATgcttttgaaaagaaaaacaattccATCCTGGTTAAGCTTAGTATACATTAGTCTAGTATTTGAGATTATAGTTTTTGAAGTTCATGTTACTCTATAAGTCTATATAACCAATTTTTGGAACCTGataaaacactaagatgtggcAATGGGTAATGGATGTTATCAGTTGcttttgtttgatttggttgatgatgatgatttcaCTAAGGCAGTGATAGAAGCAAGAGAATATGGAAATGTTCAAAGTTTGGCAGTTGTGTAGTAAACTAGGAATTGCATGATATGTATGTGCAGGGAACAGGTAGTAAGTCTCTTTATAATTCCAGTGAAAGTTAAAGATGTCAATGCATGTGCATGTGCACATAATACATTAACTATGCTTTCAGATATTTAGAATTCCTCAAACTGTTATGTTTTGTTGGTATTTAATCAGCAATAGACAGGCAGATAACAATTCTaacatgatcatagctgatataGAACTTAAAACTTGATCAACCACCAAAATCATCAGAGCCTGTGAAGGAAGCTCTTTGCCTTGATCAACCACCAAAACTGTTATGTTATGCTATTCTAACATCTTTTGTTGGTATTTAATCAGCAATAGCCTGCCTTTGCTCCCTTTGAAATTTTAGTCAGATAGCTATTCTGGCAACCACCAAAATCATCAGAGCCTGTGAAATTTTAGATGTTAGAACAATCAGCCCTGTCAGTGCTTGTGACCTTAGTGAACCCCTGTTGAGGGAGACTGGTTAGGTTTTATCTTACGAAACACAATGTTTTAGACTTCTAATATTTGTGATACTATCTTTTGGGTATATGTGTGTGAACACATCCGTGATGTctgaatgtatgtatatatattgattgattgtGGCTGGTTTCTCAAATCGTTTTTTGGGGAATTATGTAGGATGCATGGCAGCATTAGATGCAGAACATTACCTTCAAGAAATTGGAGCACAAGATGGAAAGAGTGATTGATGACCCTGATTATTCTTCCTCACAAGTATTATGTATAGATAAGTggtgaaaatgattttcatgCTTAATCTCCATTACTAGTATTGAGAAATCTGAAGTTTTTATGTTCCTCAGTCAATTCAGATGGCATTGAACACATGTGAACCAAACATCTGATTGAATGCAATAACTATGGTTCTAGTGTTCAAACAGAATAAGATTCACTGTAAATTTCTAGACATCCCAAGTTATATATATCCCCTTTGTTGCCCTTGGAGAGCTGATATGCTTGCTAAGAGAGTATTCTGAGGACGAAATCATGGTTTTGCACCTACATGTTTACATTGAGAACATTAGATTCGTGGGAAAATTCTACTAGTAAATATACAATGGAGTTAAACTTTTGGAGAATATTTTTAGTAGAGTTCAATGGAAATTGGTCTTTGtagttaaacaattaatttagtaCTTAAATATATAATCAGATAAATCCAAACAGCAGCCgtcttagctcagtggtagagcgcgtggcttttaaccacgtggtcgtgggttcgatccccacagacggcggaATTTGTTTTTCATGCACCATATTACTTtagtaatttcattttataaaattttaaggtTAATGAGTTTCTATTATTAATCAGAACCAGCATTCACCATCAGACCAATGCGGctacatttataa
This portion of the Ipomoea triloba cultivar NCNSP0323 chromosome 5, ASM357664v1 genome encodes:
- the LOC116018913 gene encoding thioredoxin reductase 1, mitochondrial-like; amino-acid sequence: MPGNCLSKVLNGVNALRKTRSRIPIATITTASKIPAMDDRQTLNTRLCIIGSGPAAHTAAIYAARAELKPVLFEGWMANDIAPGGQLTTTSEVENFPGFPQGIDGLEITDRFRKQSVRFGTEIFTETVSKVDFSARPFKVFSDARIALADSVVVATGAVAKRLEFPGSGDGENGFWNRGISACAVCDGAAPIFRNKPLAVIGGGDSAMEEATFLTKYGSKVYIIHRRDEFRASKIMQNRALNNPKIEVLWNSVVVEAFGEKILGGLKVKNVLTGNVSDLKVSGLFFAIGHEPATKFLNGQLELDSDGYILTNPGTTITSVKGVFAAGDVQDKKYRQAVTAAGSGCMAALDAEHYLQEIGAQDGKSD